The region CCGCCATGTCAGGTGTGCacggagggagggatggaggtggggaggggacaccTTCGTTTACATGGTAGCTTCTCAGTTCTCAAAACACGTCGCTTCGGGTAATGACAttttccagtggttctcaaactgtagTGCCTACAGGATGCCTGCTCAGGAGGCTGAGACCCAGGAATTCATTGTAACAAAAACCCCAGGTGTGTCTGTGACAAGGGATCCACCTTCCAGGAAACCCCACCTTCGGGGCAGGGTCAACGTGGATGTATGGTCGGTGGTTTTGGGTGGGCTTGTGAGTTTCCTCCCcaactcctccccactcctcacgGTGGAGAGCAGGCTCTTTTGCACCCATCACCTCCACATGCCCAGGAGCCCGGCTCGGGGCCCCGCCCAGAGGACCCGCTCGGTCCATATTTGTCAAACTGAACTGAGCAAGGCTGTGTCTTCATCTCCGCATGACAGATGGGGCAATTACTTGATCGATAAGCACAAGCTGATTTAAGTGtatcttattaattattcaaGTCATTCATTATTGAAAAGGTCACTCTCTGTTAGCTACTTAAAGGATCATTAACTAGCTTGGTTGCATCTCCAGCAAGTAGGCAGCCAGGATCAcgtgagcacctactatgggcAGGGCAGTTTGTTTGACTCTCAGGACaaccctggggagggggtgggggtgtgaaCCCTCACTCTCCACGCCTTCACCAGAGTTGGAAGGTTAAGAGGGTGAAGGAACTTGCCTGACGTGACGGAGCTGGAACATGATGTGCTGGGACTTGAACCTGGGCTGGGAGGCCCACAAAACTCATGGACTCGGCGGTGATCCCCGTGTTGCAGGTTTTTGCACCTGGGTCTTGCAGGCCGGCCTCAGGATTGTGACATCCTGGATGATGTACCCCGTGCCCTGTGTGCCTGTGGCTGCAGCTTAGCCCCCGCAGAGCATCTGAACCCCACACCTGACCTCTGGACTTGAGCATCTGCCCTCAGCTTGGCTCCTGCCGGGGGCTGATGCCCAGCTTTGGTGCACAGTGGTTCCTGCTCCAAAATGCAcagactccccacccccaccagctctGCACTGTCCAGGGACCCCCAGGTTAAGTTACTGCCTACATTTCACCAGCCTGGGGATGGACAGACATGAGAGTCACAGTAGAGGAAATCATGAACACACCCCTTGGGCACTACTGGGGTAGCCACCTCATAAGGCCAGCTGAGGTCCCATCCCCTTTGCCAGCATCCTGCCCTCCCCCTGAGCCATCACTGAGCAGCCTGCTTGCGTCGCCTCAGATGCCTTTCTGAGACTCAACATATGTGCATGCTGGAACCTGGCAATACGCTTATTTACTAACTTCATGCTGAAAAAAACCCATCCCTCAGCCCTGGACAGACCGACTCACTTCCTTTGACCAGACAGTGAAAACTTAGAAAGACATCCAATTTCCCATTTTGCCTTGTTAGCCAGGAAACTCACAATCCATTTAATACTCAGTGGCAGCAGCTCTCACACAAGAAtctaaggaaaagaaatttgCGAGCTTTGTTAGCAAGCATGGTTTCAACCttacattttgaattttctgtCCCGGCACATGCACCACGAGCAACTTCGAATCCTTCATGGCAAATAAGATAAGCAAACAATCCAGTAATCGACGAGCCAAACACAGCAGCAATAAGGATCTGGCACCTTCCAACCCCGTCAAAGACAAATGATCGCAGCCACTCACCAGGCAGACGAACTCTGGAAGGTCATCAGCGGTGGGCTGTGGCTGTCTCTCTGCAGCGTGTGCACGGCCTGGGAGGCTTGCggcaggggccctgggggaggctggggctgcgGGGCTGGCTGCCCTGGCCGGGGGGCCCGGGCAGGGTTCCCCCACCGCCGGGGGTCTGGTTTCATCCACCGTCCATGGATGCCCCACCGCGCCAGGTAAACCTTGCAAATGTCGTAGTTCATTGCCGAGTAATACAAAAGATCCAGGACCAGCAGTGTCAGCACGAAAAAGCCGTAGATCCACACTCCCAGCAGGGCGGTGTAGTTgctgggggagacagagagatggagagaggctgTGACAGTGACCCCAAGGGCCAGAGCTCATCAGAGTTGATCTTAAAATGCGGCACAGAGGCTCTTTTGGGGTCTCAGAGGGGGGATGGTGAGCCCCTTTGGGGGGCAGGGCATCTTGCTTCCTCTGCTCATGCCAACCCCCACTTCCTCTCCATCCACtgccctgtgccccctccccgaGCATCCCCTCCAAGATACCTCCCTGGGCAGGGGTCCCCCACACTGTTACACCCTCTGGAAGGAATTCTCAGCCGGGCATCCGGGGCTTTCAGGATGCAGTGGCGCCTGCTTTCACCCTCATGCCTCCTCCCCCATTGGTGccactcccagccctgccagctgTCTCCCATGGGGGACCCCTGCTTGCCCACCCTCCTGGCTGTTGCTTATGCTGTTCCTGCCACCTGGGAGGCTCTCTTAGCATCCCCACCgcctcttcccctctcctgccAGACCCTCCCCATCTTTCTGGACCAAGGGCAAACTCAGGAAGTCTGTTGTCTTAGGACAAACCCACCCAAATTCCAGAGCCATCAACCTCCCGGTCTTCAGCATCCACACTGGGCCACCTCGCACCCCCAAGTGCCTCATGGAACTCAGCCAGTGCCCCCCCAACACCTGGGGGAGGCCCAGGGCTGGCTCCCTTCCAGCCTGCTCCATCTTGCTCCCTCTCAggagccctccccccaccccacgcaGCAGACACTGGTCTGTCCACCAGTCACATGCctttcaaaccccactccgtcCCCTCCCCGATTCTTCTTCATCAGGCACCACCAGACTGTGTGGCTGGGGGTCTCAGAgtcacccctgccccccaacatCGATTCTCTTTTTCCTGCAC is a window of Camelus bactrianus isolate YW-2024 breed Bactrian camel chromosome 12, ASM4877302v1, whole genome shotgun sequence DNA encoding:
- the SHISAL1 gene encoding protein shisa-like-1; this translates as MTSCGQQPLNVLAVLSLLISAVLSAHFRVCEPYTDHKGRYHFGFHCPRLSDNKTFILCCHHNNTVFKYCCNETEFQAVMQANLTAGSEGYMHNNYTALLGVWIYGFFVLTLLVLDLLYYSAMNYDICKVYLARWGIHGRWMKPDPRRWGNPARAPRPGQPAPQPQPPPGPLPQASQAVHTLQRDSHSPPLMTFQSSSA